In a genomic window of Mucilaginibacter sp. KACC 22063:
- a CDS encoding DPP IV N-terminal domain-containing protein yields the protein MRKVYPLLNKYIIVALCALSSLLMTKQASAQYFGQNKVRYKNLKFKVYKTPHFEIYYYMKNDSLLKRFAQESELWYTLHQQVFRDTFRRANPIILYADHPDFQQTTAIDGEISVGTGGVTEGLKNRVVMPIMETNQTTRHVIGHELVHAFQYHSLLANDTTNLSNINNLPLWMIEGMAEYLSLGKKDAYTAMWMRDAYLNHDIPTVRDLTQSTKYFPYRYGEAFWSFLGSTYGDTIIVPFFKNTARFGLEYGIRRTFGYDDKTLSNLWKNSIEATYKPYLKDTVQTPVGTRIIDNKNSGEMNVAPSISPDGKYLAFLSEKDLFTVDLYLADAKTGRVLKKLTSKVSNTHIDEFNFIESAGTWSPDGKKFAFSVFSNGRNRMMIVSVPNGRVLSDLAMGNAEQFSNLSWSPNGKDIVFQGLSNGYGDLYMYNLDTKKVRQLTNDKYSDYQPSFSRDGKKIIFSSDRTTYDKSLSQEITFNLAELDLATGKITDIPVFNGANNLNPQYSADGTQVYFLSNRDGFRNMYRYTFATGKVEQMTDLFTGICGITEYSPALSISANDDIVYSYYRSQKYALYNAKASQFKPLTVEEGNTNFDAALLPPPKAVGVDLINANLNNFLAYQRIPADSIHNIPYRPQFKLDYLASSGVGVGVSTYGTGLASGVQGVFSDILGRNQIYAGASVNGEIYDFGAQVAYINQSGRWNFGTALSHIPYQYVNYNFVPSTYNYQGKNIPVYEERYDIVRIFQDQANIFTAYPFSKTTRIEFGTGVSHYSYRVDRYSTYYDTTSRYPITTEKHHISRSQYEADPYNNGINLKPFTLMQFTTALVGDNSYFGIASPLTGFRYRIQAEYDLGTVRYFAPSIDLRRYIRLSPVTFAGRLYTTARIGDTQNLLYPMFIGYPFLIRGYEYNSFYNSNSTPKNGFTVDQLSGNRIAVANFEMRLPFTGPEKLSQIKSKFLFTELNLFFDAGLAWNAGNEIKFQKTPDAIGTQQLIDNTGKPVTGADGKPVTAVVYNTNQRVPALSAGVSLRVNIFGFFVLEPYLAVPFNRNDVKKPVFGLGFTPGW from the coding sequence ATGCGTAAAGTTTACCCTTTGTTAAATAAGTATATCATTGTGGCGCTTTGTGCGCTGTCATCATTGCTGATGACTAAACAGGCAAGCGCACAATATTTTGGTCAAAACAAAGTGCGTTATAAAAACCTGAAGTTTAAGGTTTACAAAACGCCGCACTTTGAGATTTACTATTATATGAAAAATGATAGCTTGCTGAAGCGTTTTGCGCAGGAAAGTGAGCTTTGGTATACGCTGCACCAGCAGGTTTTTCGTGATACTTTCAGAAGAGCTAATCCAATTATCTTATACGCTGATCACCCGGATTTTCAACAAACTACAGCCATTGACGGCGAGATAAGCGTAGGTACAGGCGGTGTTACCGAAGGTTTAAAAAACCGTGTGGTAATGCCCATTATGGAGACCAATCAAACTACCCGCCACGTCATTGGCCACGAGTTGGTTCACGCCTTCCAATACCATTCATTGCTGGCAAATGATACTACCAATCTTTCCAATATCAACAATCTTCCGCTTTGGATGATAGAAGGTATGGCCGAATACCTGTCGTTAGGTAAAAAGGATGCTTATACGGCCATGTGGATGCGCGATGCTTATTTAAATCATGACATTCCAACCGTACGCGATCTTACCCAAAGCACCAAATATTTCCCTTACCGTTATGGTGAAGCTTTTTGGTCGTTTTTAGGATCAACTTACGGGGATACCATTATCGTTCCCTTCTTCAAAAACACAGCACGTTTTGGTTTGGAATACGGTATCAGGCGTACATTTGGTTACGACGACAAAACGCTGTCTAACCTCTGGAAAAATTCGATAGAAGCTACCTACAAACCCTATCTGAAAGATACTGTTCAAACGCCTGTAGGTACACGAATTATCGACAATAAAAATTCTGGAGAGATGAACGTCGCTCCTTCTATCAGCCCTGATGGAAAGTATCTGGCTTTTTTATCAGAAAAAGATCTGTTTACAGTCGATCTCTACCTGGCTGATGCCAAGACGGGGCGAGTCTTAAAAAAACTCACGAGCAAGGTCTCCAATACGCACATCGACGAATTTAACTTTATTGAGTCGGCCGGTACCTGGTCGCCCGATGGTAAAAAGTTTGCGTTCAGCGTATTCAGCAATGGACGTAACCGGATGATGATTGTAAGCGTACCTAATGGACGTGTGCTGAGCGACCTGGCTATGGGTAATGCAGAACAATTCAGTAACCTTTCCTGGTCGCCAAACGGAAAGGATATCGTTTTCCAGGGTTTGTCAAATGGTTATGGCGATTTGTATATGTATAACCTCGATACCAAAAAAGTAAGGCAACTTACCAACGATAAGTATTCAGATTATCAGCCAAGCTTTTCGCGCGATGGCAAGAAGATTATCTTCTCTTCCGACCGTACAACTTATGACAAATCATTATCGCAGGAAATTACCTTTAATCTTGCGGAGCTTGATTTAGCTACCGGAAAGATTACCGATATCCCTGTGTTTAACGGAGCCAACAATCTTAACCCGCAGTATTCTGCAGACGGCACACAAGTTTACTTCTTGTCTAACCGCGATGGTTTCCGCAACATGTACAGATATACATTTGCTACAGGAAAAGTGGAGCAAATGACCGATCTGTTTACAGGCATTTGTGGCATCACAGAATATTCACCGGCGTTAAGCATTTCTGCTAATGATGATATTGTTTACTCTTATTATCGTTCTCAAAAATACGCTTTGTATAACGCTAAGGCTTCGCAGTTTAAGCCTCTAACCGTTGAAGAAGGCAACACCAATTTTGATGCAGCATTGCTGCCTCCGCCAAAAGCAGTGGGTGTAGATCTGATCAACGCCAACCTGAACAACTTTTTGGCTTACCAACGTATACCGGCAGATTCAATTCACAACATCCCCTACCGCCCGCAATTTAAACTGGACTATTTGGCCAGCAGCGGTGTGGGTGTTGGTGTAAGTACCTATGGGACAGGATTAGCCAGCGGTGTTCAGGGTGTGTTCAGTGATATTTTGGGCCGTAACCAAATTTATGCAGGTGCGTCTGTAAACGGTGAAATATATGATTTCGGTGCACAGGTTGCGTACATCAACCAGTCTGGCAGATGGAACTTTGGTACGGCATTGTCACATATTCCATATCAATACGTCAACTACAACTTTGTACCGTCAACCTATAATTACCAGGGTAAAAATATTCCTGTTTATGAAGAGCGTTACGACATCGTCCGCATATTCCAGGATCAGGCAAACATATTTACTGCTTACCCTTTCTCAAAAACTACCAGGATTGAGTTTGGTACGGGCGTTTCGCATTACTCGTACCGGGTAGACAGGTATAGCACTTATTACGATACAACAAGCCGCTACCCTATTACAACAGAAAAGCATCATATTTCAAGAAGCCAGTATGAAGCCGATCCATACAATAATGGTATCAACTTAAAACCATTTACACTAATGCAGTTTACCACTGCGTTAGTTGGTGATAACTCTTACTTTGGGATTGCTTCGCCGCTTACAGGTTTCCGTTACCGTATACAAGCCGAATATGATCTTGGTACCGTACGTTACTTTGCACCAAGCATTGATTTAAGACGATACATTCGTTTATCACCGGTAACATTTGCAGGGCGTTTATATACTACGGCAAGGATTGGTGACACCCAAAACTTGCTGTATCCTATGTTTATCGGCTACCCGTTCCTGATACGCGGTTACGAGTACAATAGCTTTTACAATAGCAACAGCACACCTAAAAACGGTTTCACCGTTGACCAGTTATCAGGTAATCGCATAGCGGTAGCCAACTTTGAGATGCGTTTGCCATTTACTGGGCCTGAGAAATTATCCCAGATTAAATCTAAGTTCCTGTTCACCGAGCTAAACTTATTTTTTGATGCCGGCTTAGCATGGAACGCAGGCAACGAAATCAAATTCCAGAAAACACCCGACGCAATTGGTACGCAACAGCTAATTGACAATACAGGTAAACCTGTAACCGGGGCCGATGGCAAACCAGTAACTGCTGTTGTTTATAATACTAACCAGCGTGTACCGGCACTTAGTGCGGGTGTATCATTGCGAGTAAACATATTCGGTTTCTTCGTACTTGAGCCTTACCTTGCTGTGCCGTTTAACCGTAATGATGTTAAAAAACCAGTGTTTGGATTAGGCTTTACCCCAGGGTGGTAA
- a CDS encoding polyphosphate kinase 2 family protein: MKKIIEDFKITDTEHFSLKKYDTGYTADYKKEDADLILQGLITEISELQEKLYACNHYALLIIFQAMDAAGKDSAIAHTMSGLNPQGCQVYSFKQPSTEEYDHDFLWRHYKALPERGRIGIHNRSHYENVLVTKVHPEYVLKENIPGIGKVEDIDESFWKHRYKSIKSFEKHLTRNGTVIIKFFLHVSKEEQKERFLQRLEKPDKNWKFSAADIAEREHWNEYMDAYEQAIKETSTDNAPWYVLPADKKWFTRIAISHVVLETLKGLDLRNPRVPADQKAKFDEIRKQLENEK; encoded by the coding sequence ATGAAGAAAATCATCGAAGACTTTAAAATAACTGATACAGAACATTTTTCGCTGAAAAAATACGACACTGGTTATACAGCCGATTATAAAAAAGAAGATGCCGACCTGATACTACAGGGGCTTATCACTGAAATTTCCGAATTACAGGAAAAATTATATGCTTGTAATCATTATGCTTTGCTCATCATCTTTCAGGCGATGGATGCCGCCGGTAAAGACAGCGCTATTGCACATACCATGTCCGGACTTAACCCGCAAGGGTGCCAGGTTTACAGTTTTAAGCAACCAAGTACTGAAGAGTATGATCATGATTTTTTATGGCGGCATTATAAAGCCCTGCCTGAAAGGGGTCGTATCGGAATACATAACCGCTCGCATTACGAAAATGTGCTGGTGACCAAGGTGCATCCCGAATATGTTTTGAAAGAGAATATACCGGGTATTGGTAAAGTTGAAGATATCGACGAATCATTCTGGAAGCATCGTTATAAAAGCATTAAATCATTTGAAAAGCATCTTACCCGTAACGGCACCGTAATTATTAAATTCTTTTTACACGTTTCAAAAGAAGAACAGAAAGAACGCTTTTTACAACGATTGGAAAAACCAGATAAAAACTGGAAGTTTTCTGCTGCCGATATTGCTGAACGCGAACATTGGAATGAGTATATGGATGCTTACGAACAGGCCATAAAAGAAACCAGCACAGATAATGCCCCCTGGTATGTTTTGCCTGCTGATAAAAAATGGTTTACACGCATTGCTATATCTCATGTTGTACTGGAAACCTTGAAAGGCCTTGATTTGCGTAACCCACGTGTTCCGGCTGATCAGAAGGCTAAATTTGATGAGATCAGGA
- a CDS encoding transglycosylase domain-containing protein, with protein MFRRINNLFLRSFLIFIYFVIIFFCAIELNFLWLFGYSPDMQDIRSPTMSVASEVYSADGKLLGRYYKENRSPVEYKQISPNLINALVSTEDARFYKHNGVDVVGFFSSIVSTAKGDKRGGSTITQQLAKNLFNTRKRKSQGFVRHIPVLRTIVYKCKEWLTAFKIEHVYSKQQIITFYFNTVPFGNNSFGIKTATLKYFNKTPDQVNPAEAATLIGMLKGTSIYNPIRYPQRSLERRNTVLGQMEKYGYITKAVYQENANKGLDLNLSYVENDAQGDSYIRRAVEKWLEKWLKENDYDLYEDGLKIYTTIDSRLQQFAEEAVAEKMKMLQKRFYNLWGNKTPWRDSKGNIIVDFIQKAEQKLPIYDLLDKKYKGDTTQIQAYFKKPKRMKVFTWNGEKDTTFSSIDSIKYYAKILNTGMMTIEPSTGKIKVWVGGIDHKYFKFDHVNQAKRQAGSTFKPFAYVTAIDNGYTPCDKFTDKPVSISYMDNGKPDVWAPNNADFHFSYREMSLRWAMGKSVNSITAQLTEKVGWNKVVEYAHKCGIESPLKSVPSVSLGSNDVSVYEMVRAYSTFLNRGEKIDPLLVTKITDQHNNVLEEFTLKTEKVLSDETAWLMLYMFRGGMEEPGGTSQALWEYPGLWKKASNQIGGKTGTSSDYVDGWYMGITKDLVTGIWVGADDRSVHFTTSETGEGSHTALPIFGRFMEKVYADPNSGYQPGPFPKPWSKITKEYSCPSPHISQDTTSADTLSAPVDTTQAAPVPVQPETTTPENKPTTTP; from the coding sequence ATGTTCAGACGTATTAACAATCTATTCCTGCGCAGTTTTTTAATTTTTATATATTTTGTAATCATCTTCTTTTGTGCCATCGAGCTAAATTTCCTTTGGCTTTTCGGATACTCTCCTGATATGCAGGATATTAGAAGCCCTACAATGTCTGTTGCTTCGGAGGTTTACTCAGCCGATGGCAAGCTACTCGGCCGCTATTACAAAGAGAACCGTTCTCCTGTAGAATATAAACAAATATCGCCAAACCTCATCAACGCTTTGGTTTCAACCGAAGATGCAAGGTTTTATAAGCATAACGGTGTTGATGTTGTAGGTTTTTTCAGCAGTATTGTTTCAACTGCAAAAGGCGATAAACGCGGCGGCAGTACCATTACACAACAGCTTGCAAAAAACCTGTTTAATACACGTAAACGTAAGTCGCAAGGCTTTGTAAGGCATATACCTGTTTTGCGTACCATTGTTTATAAGTGTAAAGAATGGCTTACAGCATTTAAGATTGAGCATGTGTACAGCAAACAGCAGATAATTACCTTTTACTTTAATACTGTACCGTTTGGCAACAATTCGTTCGGTATAAAAACGGCGACTTTAAAGTATTTTAATAAAACTCCGGATCAGGTTAATCCGGCCGAAGCTGCCACATTAATCGGCATGCTAAAGGGAACTTCTATCTACAATCCGATAAGGTATCCGCAACGCTCTTTAGAAAGGCGTAATACCGTTTTAGGTCAGATGGAGAAATACGGTTACATCACCAAAGCTGTTTACCAAGAAAATGCAAATAAAGGCCTTGACCTCAATTTAAGTTACGTAGAAAACGATGCACAGGGCGACTCTTACATTCGCCGCGCTGTAGAAAAATGGCTTGAAAAATGGTTGAAGGAAAACGACTATGACCTTTATGAAGACGGCCTGAAGATTTACACTACCATTGATTCGCGCTTGCAACAATTTGCCGAAGAGGCTGTTGCCGAAAAAATGAAGATGCTGCAAAAGCGTTTTTATAACCTTTGGGGCAACAAAACGCCTTGGCGCGATTCAAAAGGAAACATTATTGTAGACTTTATCCAAAAAGCTGAGCAAAAACTACCGATTTACGATCTGCTGGATAAAAAGTATAAGGGTGACACCACGCAGATACAGGCTTATTTCAAAAAGCCTAAACGCATGAAGGTGTTTACCTGGAACGGCGAGAAAGATACCACCTTCTCCAGTATCGACTCTATTAAATATTACGCTAAGATATTAAATACCGGCATGATGACCATTGAACCATCAACCGGGAAGATTAAAGTTTGGGTAGGCGGTATAGACCATAAGTACTTTAAGTTTGACCACGTTAACCAGGCAAAGCGCCAGGCCGGTTCTACTTTTAAACCTTTTGCCTACGTTACTGCTATAGATAACGGTTATACACCATGCGATAAGTTTACCGATAAGCCGGTTTCCATCAGCTACATGGATAACGGCAAACCTGACGTTTGGGCGCCAAACAATGCAGATTTCCACTTCAGTTATCGCGAAATGTCATTACGCTGGGCAATGGGTAAATCTGTAAACTCTATCACTGCACAGCTTACTGAAAAGGTGGGTTGGAATAAAGTGGTTGAATATGCACATAAATGTGGTATAGAAAGTCCCCTTAAATCTGTGCCTTCAGTTTCATTGGGATCAAACGACGTTTCGGTGTATGAAATGGTGCGTGCTTACAGCACTTTCCTGAACCGTGGCGAAAAAATTGATCCTTTATTAGTGACTAAGATCACCGATCAGCATAATAATGTATTGGAAGAGTTTACCTTAAAAACAGAGAAGGTTTTAAGTGATGAAACTGCATGGCTGATGCTGTATATGTTCCGCGGTGGTATGGAAGAACCAGGCGGTACGTCACAGGCATTATGGGAGTACCCGGGGCTTTGGAAAAAAGCAAGCAACCAGATCGGCGGAAAAACAGGTACATCCTCAGATTACGTTGACGGCTGGTATATGGGTATCACCAAAGATCTGGTGACCGGTATCTGGGTAGGTGCCGACGACCGAAGCGTACACTTTACCACATCTGAAACTGGCGAAGGCTCGCACACGGCGCTGCCAATATTTGGCCGTTTTATGGAAAAGGTATATGCTGACCCTAACAGCGGTTATCAGCCGGGACCGTTTCCTAAACCATGGAGCAAAATTACCAAAGAGTATTCTTGCCCGTCGCCGCACATTTCTCAGGATACTACTTCTGCAGACACATTATCTGCACCAGTTGATACAACTCAGGCTGCGCCTGTACCGGTACAGCCTGAAACAACTACACCGGAAAATAAACCAACTACAACACCATAA